tcgaaattgcactaagtgtcgatttgagttgggttgtaaatccactctaagtgtgttgtttgtattgtgataatggaataggtactttccattggcatgTTGCGgatttcggttgcattcatcaaggcgacaaggtgagtgttaatatcctatgtgcatatgtaagtgtaggatgggtgcgggtcgggtgaagtggttctcggttatagagcacacttcacatataggtggatttgatggacttgtgtaataggtccaattggcacggttgtgcattttggttgaccacttttggcgaggtgcacactttgtgtgtacgatatcacatatgcttgtgatgtggattatacaaccccaatggcgaagggttggtattgagttgtgaattgagaaagtgagtctcgtgtagttcggattcacgatgactcgtgtagttcggtcatcttattgaggtagtgatctcgtgtggttgtggattcactaaggctcgtgtagttcggccaacctcgatgttgttgtggtattgaagatagtaatctcgtgtggatgcggatttactaaggctcgtgtagttcggccaatcttcatgttggtaattggtagtcggttccggtattgggttaaggggttaaccttggacgtttgtatattgtttatatattgtcgtattgttgtgttgtagctaaccctctggatGTAGCTTATTGGTGTTgtacacatcgtcgttggtgaacttatacttgttgttagtattagcttgatgcttagtgatcgtacggtatgcttagcttagcttgcctttatgcttggatgctccggtatgcgttatttgattatcaTTGTGTGtcgtgttcattttatgcatatatatgtatgtagtatattctcactcactaagcgttagcttaccctctcgttgtttacaattttatagatttgcatggatgcggtggctcgggtaagcgtgagaactagtggactcgcgtagttgctttagaagatcttgcttttggattggttaggattgggtagcgtatccccaatcgccatgctcggtctttagtttatgttaaaactcacgtggtcgaaaactcgtaattttgtacgaaagtcgtaaaacggacgatgtgggcccggtgtcgtaaaactcggttttatcgtgaaaaactcttagttttaattattataacatattgtgaaagtattttcgtgtgaaagtgtcgggaagcgggtgttTCGCTCGCGTAAAATTGTAaagctgatcagaatgttttagttcatttggacgccgtccaaagggcttggacgccgtccagtccttcagagctggacgccgtccagatgtactgtcccacaattttttttttttttggcgtgttttcggtcggataacgggttgggtcgttacaatctaACAATGTCTAGTCAACAGCTTAATCCCCATACAAACTAGGACTAAGGATAACGCAGCGTTTCTTCCTCAAATACCTCAAACATGGCACTCACAAACGCCAACAAATGCTTGTAATGCAGCGTTTGTGAAAAACAAATGGGGCGTAGGTGAAACGGAAACACAGGAAGAAGAGAGAAGTTAGGTGAGGTGGCAGACTTTGATTGGTTGCAATTATTTTCTCTCTCCAACTTTTAATTATTTACACCTCGTATATCAATCAAATTTCACCACATCACCCATAAACGCCCACTGTTACAACTCCCCCTTCCCCATCATTGTCATGGCAACGTCATAACTCAAAAAGTAACTCTTATCCACTTCACATCATAGTTACCACCATTATCCATGGTGTAAGAATAGAAACACAGAAAATCAAATAACTTAATCATATTCTTAGAAAATTAAAGAAATTAGGGAAAAAAAGAAAAACCTCAACACCAGTATTAGATTGAAAAGTAACAATAGAATTCCTCTCCTTTGGAATACAATCTCTTGAAGCTGACAAAAGCAGCCGTTGAACCTCTTCCAAATCCTTTTCCGGTGATGTTCCACTACCAGCTGCAAATCACATCACATCAATcacatcaatatcttaatacacaAATTAATTGAACCtactttatttttaattttacttatcatttcatatCATACATACATAAAATAATGATTAGATTAATAAAACTAGAAATGTAACATTACTGATTAAAAGATATGCAGCTTGGAGGCTATTACGAGAAGCATCAATTGGGGCTAACAAATACTTAGCTGCTTTCTTCTTTTGATCTCTTAACCAATCCTTTGGTCCTGCTGAATTGGATAATATGACAAATATATGAAATGAAAATAGAAGAAACAAAAAGGTAAGGGCGTGAATTAGGGTTTTACGTACAAATGCCGAACGAGAGGACGGGAGGTTGATAGAGAAACGGGATGATTGATGTCAGAATTACGCCGGCAGCAGCAGCTCTTCGAGTGGTGGGAATGAGGTCTGAACATGGTGGCGATTTTGGGGGATTTGGCCGGA
This genomic window from Rutidosis leptorrhynchoides isolate AG116_Rl617_1_P2 chromosome 2, CSIRO_AGI_Rlap_v1, whole genome shotgun sequence contains:
- the LOC139892327 gene encoding uncharacterized protein isoform X1, coding for MSPPSISTLISSTIATTIPTTVFRPNPPKSPPCSDLIPTTRRAAAAGVILTSIIPFLYQPPVLSFGISGPKDWLRDQKKKAAKYLLAPIDASRNSLQAAYLLITGSGTSPEKDLEEVQRLLLSASRDCIPKERNSIVTFQSNTGVEVCTFKLVLKNAASLLEDKDPTKLDAEAKLGDLERSFSSLNNVASGTTPQLVSDRQKVANALMDTISSLNNFEQGIKDCLEI
- the LOC139892327 gene encoding uncharacterized protein isoform X2, which gives rise to MSPPSISTLISSTIATTIPTTVFRPNPPKSPPCSDLIPTTRRAAAAGVILTSIIPFLYQPPVLSFGISGPKDWLRDQKKKAAKYLLAPIDASPGSGTSPEKDLEEVQRLLLSASRDCIPKERNSIVTFQSNTGVEVCTFKLVLKNAASLLEDKDPTKLDAEAKLGDLERSFSSLNNVASGTTPQLVSDRQKVANALMDTISSLNNFEQGIKDCLEI